CTTCTAAATCACGATGCTAAACAAAAATGAAGCCAAAGTCATCTTTAcagaatttataatttttagaacATTACTGTACAAAAGATTGTATAGGAAAACAACTCACTGAGATAGAGAGTTCCTCTAAATTTGGGGCACTTTGGAGGATGGCAAGAAAAACCATTACTTCATTCAAACTTTTAAAACTTACTTCCCTTAGCTCAAGGGCCATGAGCCGGTTGAACCTCTCAGGCAGTCTCTCTGGTACATTTGAAGTACCTAAAAACTTGGAATAGATGAAAAAAGTGTATCTTGTCAGTGATACAATTGCTAAATAGGCCAAATGAGAACATAAAAATTCATTACCTCAAGAAAGTgtccagagagagagagcctCTTAACACCAGACAAGCAACCAAGAACCCTGAACAAATTGCAAGCTTTCCATTCTTCAAGGGAACAGAACATGTTCATTTCTAAGTTCACACTTGTTGGGTGAATATCAATACTTGAAAGAAGTGGATTATTTTCAAGATAGATATTCCCAAATTCAGTATATATTTTCAAGTACTTCAGATTTGGATTGTGGATTTTAAGACATGTTAAACCATCAATTTTTAACAGAATCAAACTCTCAAGAACAGGGCATTGAAGAATCAGACTTTCAAGTGTATCACTGTCTACACAGACTTGTCTGAGCTGTAGGCTTGCAAGACACTTAAATCCTTTAAATTCGGGTGGAAGTTTGAATGTGCAACCATACAGCTCCAAGTGTCTTAGTTGTTGACAAGAGAATAGACAACAAGGCAACTTAAAGCGCCTGATAAAATAGAACTCCTTAAGGACAAACTCCTTAATGCCTTTCTCTGCTAAAAAGTGCATCCACTGATCTAAATCCAAGTGATTTGGACAGCAATAAGCAGCAAGCTTGAACTTGTCTATTTGCCCACTGTGATTTTTCTGGACACGatgaataattttcataatctcaCCCCATCTGTCTACTTTGTTCAATAAAGTATTGGAGAAGCATTTATCATCAAATACAAACTGTGAAAGGCTAATCCATTTATATCTCCACTTACTTGATAAGATGCTAGTCCTTGCAGCATCTTTTAGTGGCAAGTGCACAAGGATAGCGTCCAACACATCCCATGGCAGATTGCTAATCCTATCCGTCCTAGTTTGCTTTTCCATCATAACCATATCAGATTGATCCAGTTCTCAAATTTGCTTACTGGTTCTTTCAGGCAAACAACAGTCAGGTGTTCCTCAATACATTAAAACAGGTGTTCCTCAATACATTAAGACAGACACTTCAAAGTAAAAGCATACAAACCTACAGAAAGCACCAAACCAAATTGGAAATGTGAGTAACAACAATGGAAAAGAGAAAACTAGACTTGTGGCGAAGATGCTTCAAAGATTAGAGTAAATGATAACATCAATCACACATTCTTTAATTTGGAGAGCTAGATACTCCATGAGGAAAAAACCAGTCTAACCAACAGACATGCATaaattcatcaaaatcaaataaaaaaggcaGTAGAGACACTTTTATTACTATAGTTTCAACATAAATAACAGGGAAAAGTTTGTTTCAGTACCATgatttataaacaaataaatatctttttaaatttaaaaatatttagaaatttatgcaCTCTAATATTAATTCCCAAAATGTTTCTCAAAATGTTCTTTTCAATTGGGTTGTACCATCCGTCAGTGGACTCCACATGGGCTCTACCTATCCATATCTCATTCTCTAAACATTAAAAATCTCTCCTACCAATTCACCATTTTGAAATGAGAGATGTTCATCATATTGCAAATACCAGGAATTAATTCCCTGATTTCCGAGATTGTACAGTTGTATGAAATTAATTCCCTGATTTTCAAGATTGTATAGTTGTATactttcctattttatttttccaatttgtAGGGTAAAGAATATTTAGGAATTAGTCAACTTCCTGATTTTGTGTAATTTAGTTTTCAACTTTTATACAACTGTACACTCTAAATACCGTATCATTTTGTCagaaatacataaataaaatcattcttttCTACATGGTATCAGCGTATGTTCCAGGTCTCTAAgttcaattctaatttttttttcctaatggTCTTCATCCTTATCGATTTCCAATGGCCTTTATTGTCGCTATTCTCTATCTCATGTGGTCTTCATTGTTGtcaccatttttttctctcctcaTTGATCAGTTGTTGTAATTCAACAGTTTTTCACATCAGCTATTGCATCACTACTCTCACAAGTTTTGGCTTTATTTAGCTGCTCACTAAGTCAAAAAGCTTAGAAAACAAAACCTCAGAAAATCTTAACCTCAAACACTACATTCCAAAACAAACACCTACCAGTGAATATTAAAACCTTTAGCCCTCATTTAGATTTAATGGCCAAAACCATCTAGTATGGTCCCAGTATGTGCATAtgtttttaaaggaaaaaagcaAGCTCAACTACTTGATTGTTAGCACCAAGTGAGAATGATCTCAATTTTGCTGCCAAGGATGAGGAAGACTCAATGATCATGTCCAGACTGTAGAATGAAATGTAACCCGAAATCAACGGAATTTGTGTGTCCTGCCCACCACAAGAAAATTTGGGAAGCAGTGAAGCAAATATATTGCAAAGTCTAAGATGTTGATCAAATTTATGAGATAAAGACCAAGATTCACTctaaaagaatgatataaaataaatgggaaCACTTGACATACTAACCAAGGGACTTGCAGCTAAACCATTTCAATCTATTACAAACAAGTTgagaataaaaaacatttactTACCAACTTGAGGGGAAGTATTGGAGAATCAAtgcaataatttattttttttggtacaGTTAACTTGATTTATTTCTTGTAGTTAATGATTGCCTTAATAGCTTATTTATTTCTTGTAATTAGGATAGAGCTttaaaaagcatgacatgatgtaaaaGATTTGAgcttcataaataaatttatttattatgattttagttCCCTTTATTATCCTTATCtacattaattatattttgagcATTCAAATCCTTATTAATTGTATCATACATGATTCGAGTGTATTAAGAGTTGTATAgaaaatccaagtcatgagttccttgcaagATGATAAATAGTTCACAGTCAGTTCATAGACTTGGGTAATCCATCAGAAACTATAATACACTACCTTGTAATTGAAGGGACGACTTGTCCTGGTCATCGGGATGGTtttcccatagtgagtgcattagtgtgtatgTTTGGTTATACATTAGATAAGACTTATGGTGAATCGTGACATTAGCTATCAAATAGTAATGACtcaccaagttactatactTTAGACATATTAGCTTGGTGGGAGGTTTATACAAGCTCTTGGCTAAGGTTCTAGAAAAACAAACTTAAAAAGGTGGTGGGTACCTTAGTCTTAGATTTTTCAACATGCCTTTGTGGAaagaagacaaattttggatgttgtCTTGATAACAAATGAGGCCATTGATTCCAGAATTAAAGACAATTTGGCAAGCATCATTTGCAAGCTTGACATTGAAAAGGCTCATAACCATGTCAATTGGAGTTTTATCCTTGCCATTTTGGATAAAATGGGGTTTGGTACCAAGTGGTTAGGATGGATTAAACGATGTATCTCTACAGCACGTTTTTTTGTCTTGGTTAATGGTTCCCTTTCAAGCTTTTTCCAAAGTTCTAGGGGCTTGAGCCAAGGAGACCTTTATCTCCTTATTTGTTCATCTTAGCGATGGAGACTCTCTCCTGCTTGCTCTCCAGGGAAAAGGAAGGCGATATTATTTATGGGTTCCTAGTCAAAGGAAGATATGATGTGGAAATAGAGATTTCCCATTTGTTATTTGCAAATGATTCtcttcatgtggtttgaggcatgTCCAAGGGTTTTTTTATAAGTGTAAGTGTATTAGAATAAGAAGAAGTATACACGATGTGTACAAAGGAaccaaaaaacccaaaatgggCGCAAGAATACAAAAACCATCAACCACACCCTACAAAGAGCCTATCCAATCCACAAATTCTAACAATGATAATGATCCGTCCCCAATATACATTCTTACCCACTCCCAATAAAGATTCGAGAAAGAACTCTTAATTGTTTGATCCAAACATTCATAGTTATTGAAAgatttcctatttctttccctccATAACGTCCAAAACACGCATAATAGAGCAACCTTTCAagacttttttccttttttctaccAACAGGAGAACCGCGCCAACTTAGAAGAAACCCTCTAACtgaagagtgcatcacccactATACTCCAAACAAGGAAAAAATCAACTCCCACAAAATGCATGCTTTAATGCAATGAAGGAGGATGTGATCacacttttcttctttttctttgcacATGTAGCATCTGTTAGGAAGCCTCCACTACCTCCTTCTGAGTTGATCCAAGATCAAAATCCTAACCCAagttgcctcccaagcaaagaagctaacTCTCACCGAAGcccaagaattccaaacaaTGCCATGAGGGAAAGGTGTCATTCCCCCATTCACCAAGAAGGAGTAATAAGATTTCACAGAGAAGTTACCATTCTTTGATCCCAACCACACTATAGTATCCTTAGAATCCAAGCTAATGGAGTGTTCATACAAGCTCCCAAAAAAATAATCCACCAcctccagctcccaatcatgcAACTATCTAACAAACCTTGGGTCCAACTCCCACTATCCCAAACATCCTCCATCCAAGCATCTTTTGAGGAGGTTATAGAATAAAGGGTTGGAAATAAGTCCCTCAAGGCTCTGTCTCTACACCACTTATTTGTCCAGAACTTCATCCTATTGTCAGGCCTAACcttgaaacttgttttttctttgagCATCTCCCAACCATTTCCGATCGCCTTCCACACCCCCACTTCATACCCCTATCTTACTTTTTTAGAGGACcatcccctttttttttctgccCATTACTCCTTACAATAACACGTTTCCAAAGGAGGTTCCTTTTGCACACAAATCTCTAAAACCATTTTCCCAAAAGAGCTTTATTAAGAATTGAGAGGTTTCTAATGCCCAAACTCATGTTCAaggttgaaaattaatttggagaAAATTGAGTTGATTCCAGTAGGGGATGTCCCAAATATGGAGGATCTTGTTGAGGTTTTAGGCTGTAAGGTGGGTTATCTCTGAACCACATATTTAAGGCTCTCTTTGGGAGCTCCTTACAAGTCCTCTAGGGTTTGGGAAGGGGTGGAAGAACGTTTATAGAAAAGGTTTGCTTTGTGGAAAAAACAATATCTCTCAAAAGGTGAAAGACGGATTCTGATTAAGTGCACCTTATCCAACTTACCAATTTACACCATATCCCTTTTTGCCATCCCAAAGATGGTAGGGGCAATACTGGAAAAGATTCAAGGGACTTCCTTTGGAGGGGGGGCGCTTTAGTTAGCAAGCCCCATTTAGTGAATTGGTTTGTTGTTtgcttggaaaaacaaaaatggagcTTGGGATTCAAAAATCTTTTGATCTTTAACAAGGCTCTTCTAAGAAGATGGTCTTAGAGATTTATGAGTGAAAGGGATCCTCTTTAGAAGCAAGTAATTGTTGGTAAGTACAAGCTAAATAATGGGGGTTGGTACACGAAAGAGGTAAAAGAGAGATATGAAATGGGGGCATGGAAGGCAATCAGAAATGGTTAGGCTGCTTTCAAAGATAAAACTAGTTTTAAGGTCAGTTCTGAGAATAAGATGAAATTCTGGAAGGCCAAGTGGTACAGGGATATGCCTTTGAGGGAttcttttccaaatcttttttctaTAGCCTCTTCAAAAGATGCTTGGGTGGTTGATATCTAAGATGGTGGTAGTTGGGGCCCCAGGTTTATTAGACAATTAAATGATTGAGAGTTGGAGAAAGCAAATGTCATTTTCAAGAGGCTACATGATTGTTCCATCTGTTTGGGTATTGATGATATATATGTTGTGGTTGGAGACAAAGAATTGTGACTTTTCAATAAGTCTTTCTACTCCTCCTTGGCAAGTAGGAGAGTGGTTGGTGTAGTTTGGAACTTTTAGGCCCCTATAAGAGTAAGTTTTTTTGCTTAAGAAGCAACTTGAGCCAAGATTTTAACACAGGATCAGTTCAAAAAGAGGGGTTGGAGGATGCCTAACAAATACCATATGTGCAAAGCAGAAGAAAAGACGAGTGATCATATTCTCCTACATTGTCTGAAAGCTCACATTTTGTGGCAATTgatttttgctctttttgatATACAGTGGGTTATGCACTCTTCAATGAGAGGGATACTCTTCAGTTGGGGCGACTCCTTTGTtggcaaaaaaaggaaaaaggtttggaaagTTGTTCCTCTTTGCCTTTTTTGGTCCATCTAGAGGGAGAGAAATGGGAGAGTCTTTGAGAATTGTGAAAGCTTGGACCAAAcaattaaaagttcttttttgtatcttttttgggattgggttagaCTGTACATTAGGGATGATTCTATGTCGTTATTAGATTTTGTGGATTAGTTAGACTCTTTGGGTGCAATTGCTAGTTTTTGTGCACTCGCGCCTTCTTGTTCTTTGGTTGTGTTGTTACATCGTGggtacttttttaaaaaaaattaatacaatcttcaaatacctatcaaaaaaaaaaaaagtatgataaTCTAAACCTCTAAGTCAGttttaaatgttatattttCTGTTGTGCATAGATCTAAAGAAGCTTAGGATAGATTGCACATTCATTATAAGCTCCAAGACCAAGGAACAAAATAATCAAGGTTTCCTTACAATTAGTAGTTGATTTACGGGAGTAATTCTAGGCCTAGACTGGagtaatttccttttctttttcccattgtCAACACTGTAAATAGGTTACAAATACATTCAATGAATACACAAGCATTATTCAGAAATCattctcaattttcaaaagaGGATTATGGTTTGAGTTGGACTATtatcaaaatcttaaaatgaAGAATAGTGAGGATGCTATTACATATCTTAAGTTTATTAAAAGAAAGTGAGTATTAGAATTCTTGGTTGGACTTAACATGGAATATGATTGAGTACGTGTTCAAGTACTAGGGAATGAATCACTAACATCCTTAAGTATTTTCAATCATAAGGACTAACGAAGGGAGAAAGAGTGTAACGCTAGACACTCTAGTAAATGAAGGGTCTGTCCTTATTGTTTCAAGCTCACAAAGCGATCCAATCCATAGCATAGATTCTTGTAGAGGAAAGGTATCCACGCAGCTAAATAACAAGGATAACCTCTGGTGTACTCATTGCATGAAACCAACGCATACAAAAGAGATGCTGGATATTATATGGAAAACCATAGTCCTTCAGCATGAATGATGGAAACAAAACCAACAGCGATCCGAACAATGAGAAGGCCAAGCAAATATAATACTTTTAGAGGAGAAACCCAATCATGAGAATTCAAATAGCTCGGAGTTTAAGGGACTCAAAAGGAAGTGAGTGAAAGACAGAAGAATCCAAGTGAAAGAGATAAGAATATACATACTAATTTGTaaagaagaagatagagaaATAAGTGCAATATTGAAAAAAAGGAAGTTATGACTTAGCATTAGAGATAAGAATATACATAATAATTTGTAAGAAGATAGAGAAATAAGTGCAATATTGGAAAAGAAGTTGTGACTTGGCATCTACTTCAATGAAATCCGAATCTTGTgaaattccaccattttttaaagaattgaaaACTTAATAATTCCTCTACCAAATCCTTTGAAATCATTTCTTTATGAATTCCCTCAATTCCAAACACCAAACTTAAggatttcaaatcaatttttttcttttttttctaaatcactTTATCCAAATGCAGTGGTGAAGGTCCCAATGAGAGAATTCTCACAAGGATCTAATGGAGATATTTTCAGTTTTTGAAGATAATGAGAGGACTATCTCAGTAGGATAGTCCAAATAGCAACTTTGCTAActttatcatatttttctttcttgttgatTCAGacttggtttttgtttttcctgTGGTATGGGAGAATGTTCATTTTCATGCAACCATTCCATGATGATTAGAAGATTAGAAGTGAGAACAAGATTGACCCTCTCAACTGTTCAGCTAATATTCAATTAGCATCTGTTGACAAGAGCTCATTGTTGGGAAAGACTTCAACCAGTGACCAGTCAGTTATTAAGAGTATAAGAGGACAGTAGACTGCCTTGAGAGCAAGGAGGTCAAACATCTTGATAGACTGCCTTGGAAGAATCAGGTAATTATCCCATGGAAAATCTTGATAGTAAGGAGGTCAAAATTCGCTCAGTTATACATAATGAAACATATACTCCTGCAAATCAAGAACGGAGTCTCTTGTGTAGACTGAAAGTGTGACAGTCTTCACCAATGAGGCCAAAGCAAACAATTCTGTATAATTTTACTGCACCAATGGAAGTGACTAAGACTAAGGATCCCATCTACCACTGCATAAGAGTTATGCTGCAATATCAGCTTCTACATCCCAAAGGAGTGAAGTGATTGGATCCTTTCCCTGGAACTCATGTCTTGTGGACAGCCAAGAACTCAAGTTTCCACCTAAAAGATGGGCATCAAAGCTAGTTCACCACCGTCCCATAGCACAGGAAGGAGACAAAACCATGAAGACTATGCACATATTCATCCTATTGGCCCCAAACCATGGTGCTTTATGACGCATGACACTTGATAAAGTCCACAAGCCATATGATGCAAACATACATGATAATCTATGTGCCAATTGCTCATTGGCGAGATAGCACACCATAATCACTTATACGAGTGTGTTCTGAGGAGTTAACACATTACCAGATATTAAAGCACAATTCAAACATCTACCTCCAGATTGATAGCTTTTCACAGCAAAACCATTAGAGTGATTTGTGATGTTGTATTGTTTTCGATTCTTGACTTATTGACCTTGATTACTGATCACCAAGAAATTTTGCAGTTTGAATACAAGTTGCAAACACATTTGCAGTATGCTTgattaattacaaaatgaaACACATTTTTGCTTTCAACATTAAGGACAAATAATTTCACTCATGATCCCAACCATTTACAAACCAAATCACCCGTTTGCTCCCgcgaaaatgagagaaattttaaaataaaaaataataaaataaaataaaaacctttaaaattttaattattcatcaTTTAGCACACAATCATACAAAaggaagaaataagaaaaaaaataaaaattaaaaaattaaaggccaTCACACAACTCTAATTTCAACTTTAGGAACGAAAAATCAACAGAGCATATATCATCAAGGAATGTGTTTGCCttcctttttccttccttttcttaGCAACGAAGCAGAAGGAAAAGGAATATATGCATGAAACATTGAGTTGAAttagagaaaatatttgaatcacGGTACGTATTCGATCATCATTTACTATTTGAGGGTCCACACTAACCCTCTTTGCTCCGTTCGGTTGCTGAGAAAACGTAGGATTGCAAAAACCAGTGACTAATATTCCgaattgttattttctttctaggGAGTATTTTCTGAGAATCCAAACAGAGGCCATGAGaacaaaagaagagaaacaaaccaaaacaaatGCTAGGAACGGGGCATCCTTTTGAATTAACACACCAAACAGTCAAGACCGATCGGGGAAGAATTGGTCAAGGAGGAGTACCTTGTGCAAAACGACGTCGTACGCGGTGATCGGTGGTGGACCGCTTCACAGCTAAGCTAGGGGAAGAAGGTCCCTGCAATGCATTTCCAAAAACCTAaagctcaaaaaataaaataaaataaaaaccagcAGAAGCCGTTTGATCTTTGCCACGTGGCGTATTTTAGGTGAAACCCCTTTTTGTCAAAACCCATTAGAGGCTTTGAATttacataaattataaaattaaattattttaaaatgatatataaaaataataataaaattaatctacattatttataaaaatttagaacttaaatcataattttaaatactaatatttatgtaactaagggttttttttttaagtattgaaATGCTAAGAGTCTATTggggaattgttttttaaaataattttatattctttagaagaaaaaatatgttttgcaATCAAAAACGGTTTTCtactgtttttatttattttttgaggattattttaaaaaataattatacaaacacgtagaataattaaaataaaatattagctataaaaattatttttaaaatatatttaaaaataggt
Above is a genomic segment from Vitis riparia cultivar Riparia Gloire de Montpellier isolate 1030 chromosome 14, EGFV_Vit.rip_1.0, whole genome shotgun sequence containing:
- the LOC117930282 gene encoding F-box/FBD/LRR-repeat protein At1g13570-like isoform X2, with amino-acid sequence MLQGLASYQKNHSGQIDKFKLAAYCCPNHLDLDQWMHFLAEKGIKEFVLKEFYFIRRFKLPCCLFSCQQLRHLELYGCTFKLPPEFKGFKCLASLQLRQVCVDSDTLESLILQCPVLESLILLKIDGLTCLKIHNPNLKYLKIYTEFGNIYLENNPLLSSIDIHPTSVNLEMNMFCSLEEWKACNLFRVLGCLSGVKRLSLSGHFLEFLGTSNVPERLPERFNRLMALELREVSFKSLNEVMVFLAILQSAPNLEELSISHRDLEVGSYDIPIVEFLKSRYLLGSLNHLQVVRMRGIMVSRPEWELIKLILASSPALKTMTIVKYRGSRIPESVFLQVERASENAKIISLTL
- the LOC117930282 gene encoding F-box/FBD/LRR-repeat protein At1g13570-like isoform X1 — encoded protein: MVMMEKQTRTDRISNLPWDVLDAILVHLPLKDAARTSILSSKWRYKWISLSQFVFDDKCFSNTLLNKVDRWGEIMKIIHRVQKNHSGQIDKFKLAAYCCPNHLDLDQWMHFLAEKGIKEFVLKEFYFIRRFKLPCCLFSCQQLRHLELYGCTFKLPPEFKGFKCLASLQLRQVCVDSDTLESLILQCPVLESLILLKIDGLTCLKIHNPNLKYLKIYTEFGNIYLENNPLLSSIDIHPTSVNLEMNMFCSLEEWKACNLFRVLGCLSGVKRLSLSGHFLEFLGTSNVPERLPERFNRLMALELREVSFKSLNEVMVFLAILQSAPNLEELSISHRDLEVGSYDIPIVEFLKSRYLLGSLNHLQVVRMRGIMVSRPEWELIKLILASSPALKTMTIVKYRGSRIPESVFLQVERASENAKIISLTL